The following coding sequences are from one Pelagovum sp. HNIBRBA483 window:
- the bhcA gene encoding L-aspartate--glyoxylate aminotransferase BhcA, which produces MSDQNPVFIPGPTNIPDRLRRAMMVQTQDHRAPDFVETFAPVLEKSKAVFGTTDGTVITFPASGTGGWEAAISNTLSPGDKVLIARYGMFSHRWIDLCQRHGLDVEVIETPWGQGAPAARFEERLTADKAQAIKAVLVTHNETATGVKSDIAAVRAAMDAAGHPALLLVDAVSSLASMPFEMDAWGVDICVSGSQKGFMLATGMAILAVSPKALAAMESAKLHRTFFDFRDMMKANATGGFPYTPPLQLIYGLRESLAMLEEEGLENVYARHTHLAEGVRQAVRAWGLRLVAEMPDLYSDTVSAIYVPDGLDSNALTDHAFHRYGVSFGIGLGEMNGKAFRIGHLGSLTEPMVLSGLATIEMAMADLGYPIRLGTGVAASQEHFRTAHTLPAQSAA; this is translated from the coding sequence ATGTCCGATCAGAACCCTGTATTCATTCCCGGCCCGACCAACATCCCCGATCGTCTGCGCCGCGCGATGATGGTCCAGACCCAAGATCACCGCGCACCGGATTTCGTTGAAACTTTCGCGCCGGTTCTGGAGAAATCGAAGGCCGTCTTCGGAACCACCGACGGCACCGTCATCACCTTTCCGGCCAGCGGAACGGGCGGATGGGAAGCGGCAATCAGCAACACGCTCTCTCCCGGCGATAAGGTGCTCATCGCGCGGTATGGTATGTTCTCGCACCGTTGGATCGATCTCTGCCAGCGTCACGGGCTGGATGTCGAAGTGATCGAAACTCCGTGGGGGCAGGGCGCGCCCGCCGCGCGTTTCGAGGAGCGCCTGACCGCTGACAAAGCACAAGCGATCAAGGCCGTCCTCGTCACCCATAACGAAACCGCCACCGGCGTGAAATCCGACATCGCCGCCGTCCGCGCCGCGATGGATGCCGCAGGCCACCCTGCGCTTCTGCTCGTCGATGCGGTGTCGTCGCTGGCCTCCATGCCTTTCGAGATGGATGCATGGGGCGTCGATATCTGTGTCTCCGGCAGTCAAAAGGGCTTCATGCTTGCCACCGGCATGGCCATTCTCGCGGTCAGCCCCAAGGCGCTCGCCGCGATGGAAAGCGCGAAATTACACCGCACATTTTTCGATTTCCGCGACATGATGAAGGCAAACGCCACCGGCGGCTTCCCCTATACGCCGCCCTTGCAGCTGATCTACGGCCTGCGCGAAAGCCTCGCGATGCTCGAAGAGGAAGGCTTGGAAAACGTCTACGCCCGCCACACCCATCTGGCCGAAGGCGTCCGCCAAGCGGTGCGCGCATGGGGCTTGCGCCTCGTGGCTGAAATGCCCGATCTCTATTCCGATACGGTCAGCGCGATCTATGTTCCCGATGGATTAGACAGTAACGCGCTCACCGATCACGCCTTCCACCGCTACGGGGTGTCCTTCGGCATCGGCTTGGGCGAGATGAACGGCAAAGCCTTCCGCATCGGCCATCTTGGCAGCCTGACCGAGCCGATGGTGCTTTCCGGTCTGGCAACAATCGAAATGGCGATGGCCGATCTGGGCTATCCGATCCGCCTTGGTACCGGCGTCGCCGCCTCACAGGAACATTTCCGCACGGCGCACACGCTGCCAGCCCAATCCGCTGCTTGA
- a CDS encoding IclR family transcriptional regulator — MTTQARRGRGRPKSSFKETTAPTMQVLDRALTVLDALANGGATTLTVLSEECDIPTATTHRILSTLQQRGYAAFDDITQEWAIGIAAYRTGTAYLNRTTLLDVSRPVMRRLMEETGETANLAVRDGMTVVFIGQVEATHPIRAFFNPGTRTAMHASGTGKAILAALPPTTIDALLAQTTLEPFTERTLATPAALANDLARTRERGWSFDREERHAGMSCIGAAIQNAAGEVIAGVSISGPSSRFTDDRITLFGAIVQQAAAEITEALGGKGNEA; from the coding sequence ATGACGACCCAAGCGCGGCGCGGGCGCGGACGCCCGAAATCCAGTTTCAAAGAAACAACTGCCCCAACGATGCAGGTTCTGGATCGGGCGTTGACGGTGCTTGACGCACTGGCAAACGGGGGCGCGACGACGCTGACGGTACTCTCTGAGGAGTGTGACATCCCCACGGCAACAACGCACCGGATTTTGAGCACCTTGCAACAACGTGGCTATGCGGCGTTCGACGACATAACGCAGGAATGGGCCATCGGTATTGCTGCCTATCGGACGGGAACCGCCTATCTGAACCGGACAACGCTTTTGGATGTTTCGCGCCCCGTGATGCGGCGGTTGATGGAGGAAACGGGCGAAACCGCGAACCTTGCCGTGCGGGATGGCATGACGGTGGTGTTCATCGGGCAGGTAGAAGCAACCCATCCGATCCGCGCTTTTTTCAACCCGGGCACACGCACCGCGATGCATGCATCCGGCACCGGCAAGGCCATTCTGGCGGCCCTGCCACCAACAACCATAGACGCATTGCTGGCACAGACCACACTTGAGCCGTTTACCGAACGGACCCTCGCGACCCCTGCTGCGCTCGCCAATGACCTCGCCCGCACGAGGGAGCGTGGATGGTCATTTGACCGCGAAGAGCGCCATGCGGGTATGTCCTGCATCGGCGCAGCGATTCAAAACGCGGCGGGCGAAGTGATTGCGGGTGTGTCGATCTCGGGGCCATCAAGCCGCTTTACCGATGACCGGATCACTCTGTTTGGGGCAATCGTGCAGCAAGCGGCGGCAGAAATCACCGAAGCGCTCGGCGGCAAGGGCAATGAAGCCTAA
- the rbsK gene encoding ribokinase, whose protein sequence is MAHDVVILGVFAGDATFKAARLPVLGETLLGDGFSLGPGGKGSNQAIAAAKAGADTAFITRLGDDAFAALAYETWKTAGVTPLVRTMPDEATGAAFIFLEQGTGQNAIIVCPGAATGIAADDMDAQAEAISGAKVFVAQLEQPLEAAQRGLEIARAAGVTTILNPAPARALPDDVLKLCDLLTPNESETEILTGLPVRTIEEAETAARALQARGPKNIILTLGENGALWYDGDHMRMIEPMHAGDTVDTTGAGDAFNGGLATALAEGRPLDDSLQFATAVAAISVTRRGAGQAMPSRAEVEALLAKKGL, encoded by the coding sequence ATGGCGCATGATGTGGTGATTTTGGGGGTGTTCGCGGGAGACGCGACCTTTAAAGCAGCGCGCTTGCCGGTCTTGGGAGAAACACTGCTTGGCGACGGGTTCTCGCTCGGCCCTGGCGGAAAAGGCTCCAATCAAGCGATTGCCGCCGCAAAGGCTGGCGCCGACACGGCCTTCATCACCCGCCTCGGGGATGATGCGTTTGCCGCGCTCGCCTATGAGACATGGAAGACAGCAGGCGTGACGCCCTTGGTGCGCACAATGCCCGATGAGGCCACGGGAGCGGCGTTCATCTTCTTGGAGCAAGGCACCGGCCAGAACGCGATCATCGTCTGCCCTGGTGCAGCGACGGGTATCGCAGCGGATGACATGGACGCGCAGGCTGAAGCGATCAGCGGCGCGAAGGTCTTTGTCGCGCAACTGGAACAGCCGTTGGAAGCCGCGCAACGTGGATTGGAGATCGCTCGGGCGGCGGGTGTGACCACGATCCTGAACCCAGCCCCCGCACGCGCCCTACCGGACGACGTGCTGAAACTTTGCGATCTGTTGACCCCGAATGAATCCGAGACGGAGATTTTGACCGGTCTGCCGGTCCGCACCATTGAGGAAGCAGAAACCGCTGCGCGTGCTTTGCAGGCGCGTGGGCCTAAGAACATCATCCTGACATTGGGGGAAAACGGTGCGCTCTGGTATGACGGGGACCACATGCGGATGATCGAGCCAATGCACGCGGGAGACACTGTAGACACAACCGGCGCAGGCGATGCCTTCAACGGTGGTCTGGCAACAGCATTGGCCGAGGGGCGCCCGCTTGACGATAGCCTGCAATTCGCCACCGCTGTCGCGGCAATTTCTGTCACCCGACGGGGCGCGGGACAAGCGATGCCTTCTCGCGCGGAGGTTGAAGCGTTACTGGCCAAAAAAGGCCTATAA
- the galU gene encoding UTP--glucose-1-phosphate uridylyltransferase GalU, translating into MTKKIRKAVFPVAGLGTRFLPATKAMPKELLPIVDKPIIQYAVEEAIAAGITDLIFVTGRTKRAIEDHFDANLELESALSAKGKDDLREMVRNIVPEGVNCIFIRQAEALGLGHAVLCAEPVVGNEPFAVLLADDLIRGETLPTQALVTAYEKIPATTLSVTRVPKDEVDKYGIVAPDGTVNGGIVPVAGIIEKPPVASAPSDLASIGRYVLEPEIFDILRNQPPGHGGEIQLADAINTRANAGKVQAVALTGDRYDCGSKFGYLQAIVDFALDDPNFGADFRRFIAARAQGLAAE; encoded by the coding sequence ATGACCAAAAAAATTCGCAAAGCGGTATTTCCTGTGGCGGGGTTGGGAACTCGGTTCCTGCCTGCAACGAAAGCCATGCCGAAAGAACTCCTGCCTATCGTCGACAAGCCGATCATTCAATATGCGGTGGAAGAGGCGATCGCGGCGGGCATTACTGATCTGATCTTCGTCACCGGCCGCACAAAGAGGGCCATCGAGGATCATTTTGATGCCAATCTGGAACTTGAAAGCGCCCTAAGCGCCAAGGGCAAAGACGATCTGCGGGAAATGGTGCGCAATATCGTTCCTGAAGGGGTGAATTGCATCTTCATCCGGCAGGCGGAGGCATTGGGTCTGGGTCATGCGGTGCTGTGCGCCGAACCGGTCGTGGGTAATGAGCCTTTTGCGGTATTGCTGGCAGATGACCTGATCCGTGGTGAAACCCTGCCGACACAGGCGCTCGTGACGGCCTATGAAAAGATACCTGCGACGACGCTCTCCGTTACGCGGGTACCAAAGGACGAGGTGGACAAATACGGCATCGTTGCGCCCGACGGAACGGTCAATGGTGGCATTGTGCCGGTGGCTGGCATCATTGAAAAGCCGCCTGTTGCGTCCGCGCCATCCGATCTGGCGTCGATCGGGCGGTACGTTCTGGAGCCGGAGATCTTTGACATTTTGCGCAACCAGCCGCCGGGGCATGGGGGCGAAATCCAACTGGCAGACGCGATCAACACGCGCGCCAATGCAGGCAAGGTTCAGGCCGTTGCGCTCACTGGCGACCGTTATGACTGCGGATCGAAATTCGGCTATTTGCAAGCGATTGTTGATTTCGCGCTCGATGACCCCAATTTTGGCGCAGATTTCCGACGGTTCATTGCTGCGCGCGCGCAAGGACTGGCCGCTGAATGA
- the galE gene encoding UDP-glucose 4-epimerase GalE yields the protein MTATRGNVLVTGGAGYIGSHACKALAAAGFTPIAFDNLSTGWPQAVQFGPLEIGDLMDRARLDTVFATHQPIAVMHFAALSLVGESMEKPGKYWRENVTGALNLIEAALASGCKEFIFSSTCATFGDHDGVTLTEDTAQYPINAYGGSKKAIEEILKDFAASDGLNHVIFRYFNVAGADPEGQIGELHEPETHLIPIVIDAARGKRDSVAIYGDDYATPDGTCIRDYVHVMDLVDAHLAGLEWRLAGWENRAFNLGTGHGYSVREVIDTVKRVTNVPFTVNNAARRAGDAAFLVSGSERALNELGWSPKRSALETIVRDAHRWHLSGIAETWAAQGRAPAKR from the coding sequence ATGACGGCCACACGCGGAAATGTCCTCGTCACCGGCGGGGCCGGCTATATCGGTTCCCATGCGTGCAAGGCACTGGCGGCCGCTGGGTTTACGCCGATAGCGTTCGACAACCTATCGACGGGCTGGCCGCAGGCGGTGCAGTTCGGCCCGCTTGAGATCGGTGATCTCATGGATCGGGCGCGGCTGGACACGGTTTTTGCCACACACCAGCCTATTGCCGTCATGCACTTCGCAGCGCTGTCGCTTGTGGGCGAGTCGATGGAGAAACCCGGAAAATACTGGCGCGAGAACGTCACCGGCGCGCTGAACCTCATCGAAGCGGCGCTGGCCAGCGGCTGCAAGGAGTTCATCTTCAGCTCCACGTGCGCCACCTTTGGCGACCATGACGGCGTGACGCTGACCGAGGATACCGCGCAATATCCGATCAATGCCTATGGCGGCTCGAAAAAGGCGATTGAGGAAATCCTCAAGGACTTTGCGGCGAGCGACGGGCTGAACCATGTAATCTTCCGTTATTTCAACGTGGCAGGCGCCGATCCGGAAGGGCAGATCGGCGAATTGCACGAGCCTGAAACCCATCTCATCCCCATTGTGATAGATGCCGCGCGGGGAAAGCGGGACTCGGTTGCGATCTATGGAGACGACTACGCAACGCCGGACGGAACCTGCATTCGCGACTACGTTCATGTGATGGATCTGGTTGATGCTCATCTGGCAGGGCTGGAATGGCGGCTGGCCGGGTGGGAGAACCGCGCGTTCAATCTCGGGACGGGACATGGCTATTCAGTGCGGGAGGTGATCGATACGGTCAAGCGCGTGACCAATGTGCCGTTTACCGTTAACAACGCGGCGCGACGGGCGGGGGATGCCGCTTTTCTGGTCTCCGGCTCTGAACGGGCCTTGAACGAGCTGGGCTGGAGCCCGAAACGCTCAGCGCTTGAAACGATCGTGCGCGATGCGCATCGCTGGCACCTCTCCGGCATTGCCGAGACATGGGCGGCGCAAGGGCGTGCTCCAGCAAAACGCTAG
- a CDS encoding DUF3726 domain-containing protein, which produces MDLSLGEIEALARKAARGAGFSWGVADEAARDIRWLEHHGFSAAGVLAALLIDNEAPDGKAPLPPNLFGQRIQPAEDGMLCPITTARAIADRPAIFDSQIDIGPIQWPLLLLPAVARAAQTLGRPLTLSWFGFTAAARPNGDIAWSGLRRRVSNSDHVKITPSDDPSLVDLSEQASRCAVSYDTYEQLNAFAARTYAPATEESRAKGAGAGTTDND; this is translated from the coding sequence ATGGACCTGTCCCTTGGTGAGATCGAAGCGCTCGCCCGCAAGGCGGCTCGGGGCGCAGGGTTCAGCTGGGGTGTCGCAGACGAAGCGGCGCGCGATATCCGTTGGCTGGAGCACCACGGATTTTCTGCCGCAGGCGTGCTTGCGGCCCTGTTGATCGATAACGAGGCACCAGACGGAAAAGCACCCCTGCCGCCCAATCTCTTTGGCCAACGCATCCAACCTGCCGAAGACGGGATGTTATGCCCGATCACCACTGCCCGCGCAATTGCTGACCGACCGGCGATTTTTGACAGTCAGATTGATATTGGTCCCATTCAGTGGCCCTTATTGCTCCTGCCCGCGGTCGCGCGAGCGGCCCAAACGCTCGGCCGACCGTTGACCCTTTCTTGGTTCGGTTTTACTGCGGCAGCGCGGCCCAACGGCGATATCGCTTGGTCAGGGCTGCGCCGCCGTGTGTCAAACAGTGACCACGTCAAGATTACGCCAAGTGACGACCCGAGCCTTGTTGATTTGTCAGAACAGGCAAGCCGTTGCGCCGTTTCCTACGATACCTATGAACAACTAAACGCATTTGCGGCCCGCACCTATGCGCCTGCAACAGAGGAAAGCCGCGCCAAAGGCGCTGGCGCTGGAACCACCGATAACGACTAG
- a CDS encoding membrane dipeptidase, protein MSAHRIDCLQYANWSEKIFRQMREGAVDAVHVTIAYHENFRETVLNMEQWNRWFEQYPDLICQARTGADVRQAKQDGRTAIIFGFQNPSPIEDDIGLVEILHTLGARFMQLSYNNQSLLATGCYEAEDPGITRMGKQVIKEMNRVGLVIDMSHSADRSTIEAADISERPIAITHANPHSWHPALRNKKDDVIRAVTQNGGMIGFSLYPHHLKDKSACTLASFCQMVADAADKFGVKHLGIGSDLCQDQPDTVVEWMRVGRWTKEIDYGEGSASAPGFPPMPDWFKDNRDFGSIEQGLAAAGFDATEVAAIMGENWLRFFDENFGAK, encoded by the coding sequence ATGAGCGCCCACCGCATCGATTGCCTGCAATATGCCAACTGGTCCGAGAAGATCTTCCGCCAGATGCGCGAAGGGGCCGTCGATGCGGTGCATGTGACCATCGCCTATCACGAGAACTTCCGCGAAACCGTGCTCAATATGGAGCAATGGAACCGCTGGTTCGAGCAATACCCCGATCTAATCTGCCAAGCCCGCACCGGCGCGGATGTGCGGCAGGCAAAGCAGGATGGCCGCACGGCAATCATTTTCGGGTTTCAGAACCCAAGCCCGATAGAGGATGATATCGGGTTGGTGGAGATCCTCCACACCCTCGGCGCGCGGTTCATGCAGCTGAGCTACAACAACCAGTCGCTCCTCGCCACAGGCTGCTACGAGGCCGAAGACCCCGGCATCACCCGTATGGGCAAGCAGGTGATCAAAGAGATGAACAGGGTAGGGCTCGTCATCGACATGTCCCACTCGGCAGACCGTTCGACCATCGAGGCAGCGGACATCTCGGAGCGTCCCATCGCGATCACCCATGCCAACCCCCACAGCTGGCACCCCGCGCTGCGCAACAAGAAAGACGACGTCATCCGCGCGGTGACGCAAAACGGCGGTATGATCGGCTTTTCGCTTTACCCGCACCATTTGAAAGACAAGAGCGCCTGCACGCTGGCGAGCTTTTGCCAGATGGTTGCGGATGCGGCCGATAAATTCGGTGTGAAGCATCTAGGCATCGGCTCCGACCTTTGTCAGGATCAGCCTGATACTGTCGTTGAATGGATGCGAGTCGGTCGCTGGACCAAGGAGATTGACTACGGCGAAGGTTCGGCCAGCGCGCCTGGCTTTCCGCCGATGCCCGACTGGTTCAAAGATAACCGCGATTTCGGCAGTATCGAACAAGGCCTTGCCGCAGCAGGCTTCGATGCAACCGAAGTTGCGGCGATTATGGGCGAAAACTGGCTACGCTTCTTTGATGAGAACTTTGGAGCTAAGTGA
- a CDS encoding aldehyde dehydrogenase family protein, which produces MAQEFKNYIAGDWVAGDAAIENRNPSDLSDLIGHFAQASAAQLDSALDAAHAAQREWAAYPLERKQNVLMAIGNELMARAEELGTLLSREEGKPFAEGKGEVFRAGQFFTYYAAEVLRQIGDTADSVRPGVEIDVRREPVGVVAVISPWNFPTATASWKIAPALAFGNAVIWKPANLTPASAHALTEIISRQDIPKGLFNLVMGSGGSVGQRLVESTGVNAISFTGSVPVGKGIAAAAIQNLTKVQMEMGSKNALAVMDDADLDLAVALALGGAFGGTGQKCTASSRLVVHEGIHDAFVDKLVAGAQAMVVDHALKDGTQIGPVVSEGQLNENLAWVEKGRSEGAELACGGERLNRDTEGYYMSPGVFLNTTNQMEINREEMFAPLTSVIKVGSYDEALSVVNDTRFGLTSGIVTQSLARATHFRRNARTGVVTVNLPTAGTDYHVPFGGRGESSYGAREQGSYAAEFYTTVKTAYISAGTPE; this is translated from the coding sequence ATGGCGCAAGAATTTAAGAACTACATCGCTGGTGACTGGGTGGCGGGTGATGCCGCAATCGAGAACCGGAACCCCTCTGATTTATCCGATTTGATCGGTCATTTTGCGCAGGCCAGCGCCGCGCAGTTGGACTCCGCGCTGGATGCCGCTCATGCCGCCCAGCGCGAATGGGCCGCCTATCCGCTGGAGCGTAAGCAAAACGTCCTGATGGCGATTGGTAACGAGCTGATGGCGCGGGCCGAGGAACTGGGTACGCTTCTCAGCCGCGAAGAGGGAAAACCCTTTGCCGAAGGCAAGGGCGAGGTGTTCCGCGCCGGTCAGTTCTTCACCTATTACGCGGCCGAAGTGCTCCGCCAGATCGGTGATACGGCAGACAGCGTTCGCCCGGGCGTCGAGATCGACGTGCGCCGCGAGCCGGTGGGCGTCGTCGCTGTGATCAGCCCTTGGAACTTCCCCACCGCCACCGCGAGCTGGAAGATCGCGCCCGCACTGGCGTTTGGTAACGCTGTGATCTGGAAACCGGCCAACCTCACCCCCGCATCGGCCCATGCCCTGACCGAGATCATCTCCCGTCAGGACATCCCAAAGGGACTTTTCAATCTCGTGATGGGGTCGGGTGGTTCGGTCGGTCAGCGCCTTGTCGAAAGCACGGGCGTGAACGCCATTTCCTTCACCGGTTCGGTGCCGGTGGGCAAAGGCATCGCCGCCGCCGCCATCCAGAACCTGACGAAAGTGCAGATGGAGATGGGGTCAAAGAACGCGCTCGCCGTGATGGATGATGCCGATCTCGATCTCGCAGTTGCCCTTGCCTTGGGCGGTGCCTTTGGCGGCACAGGGCAGAAATGCACCGCGTCCTCGCGGCTCGTGGTTCATGAGGGCATCCATGATGCTTTCGTCGATAAACTCGTCGCAGGCGCACAGGCGATGGTCGTCGATCACGCGCTTAAAGACGGCACGCAGATCGGTCCAGTGGTCAGCGAAGGGCAACTTAATGAAAACCTCGCTTGGGTCGAAAAGGGCCGCAGCGAAGGCGCCGAACTCGCCTGCGGCGGCGAACGGCTGAACCGCGACACCGAAGGCTATTACATGTCGCCCGGCGTGTTCCTCAACACCACCAACCAGATGGAGATCAACCGCGAGGAAATGTTCGCGCCGCTGACCTCTGTTATCAAGGTCGGCAGCTATGACGAGGCACTGAGCGTCGTCAACGATACCCGGTTCGGCCTCACCTCCGGGATCGTCACTCAAAGCCTCGCGCGCGCCACGCATTTTCGCCGCAACGCCCGCACCGGCGTCGTCACCGTGAACTTGCCCACCGCAGGCACCGATTATCACGTCCCCTTCGGTGGGCGCGGTGAAAGCAGCTACGGCGCGCGCGAACAGGGCAGCTACGCGGCAGAGTTCTATACCACGGTCAAAACCGCCTATATCAGCGCGGGGACACCGGAATGA
- a CDS encoding LysR family transcriptional regulator translates to MAIKLEMLRVFRAVVDQGSLAAAAEVLGRTPSAVSMTLKQFEDHIGAPLFESGRKARLTALGTSVHAAAKRELEHFDRTLDMIEALSQAEMGLVRLAATPSVAMAVLPPVLRAFLAEHPRVRIELRDMNSIGVQQAMEQEQADIGLATVPVMPGLERRPFMQDRFGVVCRADHPLAQNWDSLTWDDLTDVDLITNDLCALIRDPSFAPLRARARMHVPNTASLVALVREGIGITILPRLVARTNLRDLAFLPLRDMSERREVSIITPPREEMIPAARALAERIEAARPAPEDQKI, encoded by the coding sequence ATGGCAATCAAGCTCGAAATGTTGCGCGTCTTCCGCGCGGTGGTCGATCAAGGCAGCCTCGCGGCGGCAGCCGAGGTGCTGGGGCGCACACCGTCCGCTGTCTCCATGACATTGAAGCAATTCGAGGATCACATCGGCGCGCCTTTGTTTGAGAGCGGCCGCAAGGCGCGGCTTACAGCGCTGGGCACTTCTGTCCACGCGGCGGCGAAGCGGGAGCTGGAGCATTTCGACCGCACGCTCGACATGATCGAGGCGCTCAGTCAGGCAGAAATGGGCCTTGTGCGTCTGGCCGCGACGCCGTCTGTCGCGATGGCGGTTCTGCCGCCTGTTCTGCGGGCCTTCCTTGCCGAGCATCCCCGCGTGCGCATCGAACTGCGGGATATGAACTCCATCGGCGTCCAACAAGCGATGGAGCAGGAGCAGGCCGACATCGGCCTCGCCACCGTTCCGGTCATGCCGGGGTTGGAGCGGCGCCCCTTCATGCAAGACCGTTTTGGCGTGGTGTGCAGGGCAGATCACCCGTTGGCACAGAACTGGGACAGCCTGACATGGGACGACCTGACCGATGTTGACCTGATCACCAATGACCTCTGCGCCCTGATCCGTGACCCATCTTTTGCGCCGCTGCGGGCGCGGGCGCGTATGCATGTCCCGAATACCGCCTCCTTAGTGGCTTTGGTGCGCGAAGGCATCGGCATCACGATCCTGCCGAGGCTCGTCGCGCGCACCAATCTGCGTGATCTGGCGTTCCTTCCGCTCCGCGATATGAGCGAACGGCGCGAGGTGTCGATCATTACCCCACCGCGCGAGGAGATGATCCCTGCCGCCCGCGCTCTGGCCGAACGGATTGAAGCGGCACGGCCGGCGCCCGAAGATCAGAAAATCTGA
- a CDS encoding saccharopine dehydrogenase family protein, producing the protein MKRNVLIIGAGGVAQVVAHKCAQNNDVLGDLHIASRTVSKCEAIIASVHEKSAMKQEGVFKAHELDAKDVPATAALIRETGAQIVINVGTAFVNMSVLEACLETGAAYIDTAIHEEPDKICETPPWYGNYEWKRRDRCAEKGVTAILGAGFDPGVVNAFARFAIDEFMDEVKSIDIVDINAGSHGKYFATNFDPEINFREFTGVVYYWEDQQWKETTMFASGRDWDLPVVGTQRAYQSGHDEVHSLATNYPHADVRFWMGFGEHYINVFTVLKNIGLLSEQPVTTAEGQEVVPLKVVKACLPDPSSLAPNYTGKTCIGDLVKGVKDGEEVEVFVYNVADHKEAYNEVGSQGISYTAGVPPVAAAMLIAQGDWDTGTMVNVEELDPKPFFTILDEIGLPTRVEFKGEDRPWNG; encoded by the coding sequence ATGAAACGCAACGTGCTTATCATCGGCGCTGGTGGCGTCGCTCAGGTCGTGGCGCATAAATGTGCGCAGAACAATGATGTTCTAGGCGACCTGCATATTGCCAGCCGGACGGTTTCGAAATGTGAGGCGATCATCGCTTCCGTGCACGAAAAATCCGCCATGAAGCAGGAGGGCGTTTTCAAAGCCCATGAACTGGATGCCAAAGACGTCCCCGCGACCGCCGCGTTGATCCGCGAAACCGGCGCGCAGATCGTCATTAACGTTGGCACTGCGTTCGTGAACATGTCTGTGCTGGAAGCCTGTCTCGAAACCGGTGCGGCCTATATCGACACTGCGATCCACGAGGAGCCGGATAAAATCTGCGAAACCCCGCCGTGGTATGGCAACTACGAGTGGAAGCGCCGCGACCGGTGCGCCGAAAAGGGCGTAACAGCGATCCTCGGCGCGGGCTTCGATCCGGGCGTCGTGAACGCCTTCGCCCGCTTCGCGATTGATGAGTTCATGGATGAGGTCAAATCGATCGACATCGTGGACATCAATGCAGGCTCGCACGGCAAATACTTCGCGACCAACTTCGACCCAGAGATTAACTTCCGCGAATTCACCGGCGTCGTCTACTACTGGGAAGACCAGCAGTGGAAAGAAACCACCATGTTCGCCTCTGGCCGCGATTGGGACTTGCCTGTCGTCGGCACACAGCGGGCCTATCAATCCGGCCATGACGAGGTGCATAGCCTCGCCACCAACTACCCCCATGCTGATGTCCGCTTCTGGATGGGTTTTGGCGAACATTACATCAACGTCTTCACCGTGTTGAAGAACATCGGCCTCTTGTCCGAGCAACCCGTCACCACCGCCGAAGGCCAAGAGGTCGTTCCGCTCAAGGTGGTCAAGGCTTGCTTGCCTGATCCGTCCTCGCTGGCACCCAACTACACCGGCAAGACCTGCATCGGTGATCTGGTCAAAGGCGTGAAGGATGGCGAAGAGGTTGAAGTCTTTGTTTACAACGTCGCCGATCACAAGGAAGCCTATAACGAGGTTGGCAGCCAAGGCATCAGTTACACCGCTGGTGTGCCGCCCGTCGCCGCCGCCATGCTGATCGCACAAGGCGACTGGGATACCGGCACGATGGTCAACGTCGAGGAGCTGGACCCGAAGCCGTTCTTCACAATCCTTGACGAAATCGGCCTGCCCACGCGCGTCGAGTTCAAAGGTGAAGATCGCCCCTGGAACGGCTAA